CTGGCGCAGCATGAATCGACATCGAGGGCGCAGCAGTATGGGATGGAGGGGCAACAGGGGCAAGTCGGACCACTCGCCCGCAGCGTGATCACCAACCTCGGGCTCGACCGGCCGATCCACCTGCCTCGGGCTGCGTCTTCGACTCCAGACCTCCGGGATCGCTGGCAGGAGGGCGGCGACGAGGACTCCGATACTCCGGTCACGAAACGGCCTGCAGGTAGCTCAGGATTCCCTCCGCGATCCCCCCCGCAAGCAGCTCGCGATAACGCTCGGTGCGCAGTGCCGCCGCTTCCCGCGGCTCCGTCAGGAACGCAGCCTCCAGCAGCGCCGCAGGCATCCGAGCCCCCAACAGCACGGAAAACAGCCTGCGACGCACGCCCCGGTCGGCCAGGCTGGGCAGCCCGCGCCGACCTGTCGCGACCGTCAACCGTTGAACGCTGCGTGCGAGTTGCTTGGAGCGTTCTGCCAAGTCACCGCGCTGTAGCGAAGAGAGCACACGCTGGAGTCCGCGTGGATCGCCCCCGTGGCTCGGGCCCTGCCGCACCCGGTCCTCTTCGATGTCTTGTCCGTCGCGACGGTCCAAAACAAAAGTCACCACGCCTCCCTTTCGCACGCTGGACGACGCGGCGTTCAAGTGCAGCGACAGGAATACATCGGCGTTCCAGGCGTTCGCCAACGCGATCCGCTCCTCGAGCGAAACGGCGATATCGTGCTCGCGCGTCATGAGCACCAACAGCCCGGGATCGCGTCGAAGCAGGATTCGGCGTACGCGTTTCGCGATATCGAGAACCAGCCGCGCCTCGGACAGGCTGCCGTCCGTGGAGAGCGCGCCCGAATCGGTTCCCCCGTGCCCTGGGTCAAGCACGATCAGCCGTTGACGGGGTTCCGCTCTTGCGGGTTTGAAGCCCGTGTCCAACAGGCAGAGCGTTACCAAGCACAGCGCCCCGGTGCGGCTTGTGCAACCGGGTGCCCGACGCAGGGGCAGCGCGGTGTCACCGCGGTCCGGCGGATGCTGGGAGGTATTGGGCATGCTGCGAGACGTAGCGCCGACGCTCGCGCCGCGACCGACTACGCCGGGAACTTGGGTCTCGTCCCCATGCTACACTAGGCCGATATGTGGCCCGATTTTCCGGACAATGCTAGTCTGTGCCGTCCCAGCCACGGG
This genomic window from Pseudomonadota bacterium contains:
- a CDS encoding N-acetylmuramoyl-L-alanine amidase, translating into MPNTSQHPPDRGDTALPLRRAPGCTSRTGALCLVTLCLLDTGFKPARAEPRQRLIVLDPGHGGTDSGALSTDGSLSEARLVLDIAKRVRRILLRRDPGLLVLMTREHDIAVSLEERIALANAWNADVFLSLHLNAASSSVRKGGVVTFVLDRRDGQDIEEDRVRQGPSHGGDPRGLQRVLSSLQRGDLAERSKQLARSVQRLTVATGRRGLPSLADRGVRRRLFSVLLGARMPAALLEAAFLTEPREAAALRTERYRELLAGGIAEGILSYLQAVS